In Deltaproteobacteria bacterium, a genomic segment contains:
- a CDS encoding tyrosine-type recombinase/integrase: MAMLLSGSGLLLLECLRLRVKDIDFTGREILVRQGKGNEDRVAMLAAAVKDPLQRHQFR, encoded by the coding sequence ATGGCAATGCTGCTGTCCGGTTCGGGGCTTCTCTTGCTGGAGTGTTTGCGACTGCGGGTGAAGGACATCGACTTCACCGGAAGGGAGATTCTCGTCCGGCAGGGCAAGGGCAACGAGGATCGGGTGGCGATGCTCGCCGCCGCCGTGAAGGATCCGCTTCAGCGCCATCAGTTTCGGTGA